In Rhodamnia argentea isolate NSW1041297 chromosome 4, ASM2092103v1, whole genome shotgun sequence, the following proteins share a genomic window:
- the LOC115749639 gene encoding ninein-like isoform X2, with the protein MAAPKLAIVAALVCSLALIWAHTIRADAGAEGAEAIGGSDSSALKAEVEQLKSKIRVLDSFLNEKTRELQSKDKILAEKEKIIQEKLDKVASLQSEKKGKLDAAAEIGKAHARASELEKQVGKLETDIELQLKEKEVLESSASKAEKRINELNAKLENLEKINDEQKSKIRKTERALKVAEEELLKAKIEAASKHRELTEVHGAWLPHWLAIHLSQLQSSIELHWNEHGKPAMNTIIQKSMEKKSQAAKWAEPHLETMKKEWIPALKEHCFTVKTSLEPHVHSLTTKTLEVYESSKSALTPHLIKVQEVVDPYYQEVKKFSKPHIDNIVTVTKPHVDKLRLTLKPYTKEVVRVYGKFLKSASSYHHQVRAHIRETLKKHELTGPLATKEFEWFAASALLAVPIIMLSKFLSALFGTKAKKPPRNGHKNHARRKTKRGHADK; encoded by the exons ATGGCGGCCCCGAAGCTCGCGATCGTCGCCGCCCTCGTTTGCTCCCTCGCCCTGATTTGGGCTCACACGATTAGGGCCGACGCCGGGGCCGAGGGGGCGGAGGCGATCGGAGGCTCCGATTCGTCCGCCTTGAAGGCTGAGGTCGAGCAGCTCAAATCCAAGATCCGTGTCCTCG ATTCCTTCCTTAATGAGAAAACTAGAGAGCTGCAAAGCAAGGACAAAATCTtagcagaaaaggaaaaaatcatacAAGAGAAATTGGACAAAGTTGCATCATTACAGAGTGAG AAAAAGGGGAAACTAGATGCTGCAGCTGAGATAGGGAAGGCTCATGCTCGGGCCAGTGAATTGGAGAAACAG GTGGGCAAGCTTGAGACAGATATAGAATTGcagctgaaggaaaaagaagttttGGAATCCAGTGCTAGTAAAGCTGAGAAGAGGATcaatgaattaaatgcaaaactCGAAAAT CTTGAAAAGATCAACGATGAGCAGAAGTCAAAGATACGCAAAACTGAACGAGCTCTTAAAGTGGCTGAG GAGGAACTACTGAAGGCAAAGATTGAAGCAGCTTCAAAGCATAGGGAGCTGACAGAG GTTCATGGTGCATGGCTCCCACATTGGTTGGCTATACATCTTTCTCAATTGCAG TCCTCCATTGAGTTGCACTGGAATGAACATGGAAAACCTGCTATGAATACTATTATTCAGAAG AGCATGGAGAAGAAATCTCAAGCTGCAAAATGGGCTGAACCTCACCTGGAGACGATGAAGAAG GAGTGGATTCCAGCATTAAAGGAGCACTGCTTCACTGTAAAAACCTCTCTCGAGCCGCATGTGCATTCTCTGACTACAAAAACCCTCGAGGTTTATGAGTCATCTAAGAGTGCTCTCACTCCACACTTGATTAAGGTTCAGGAAGTTGTCGATCCCTACTACCAG GAAGTCAAGAAGTTCAGCAAGCCGCATATCGATAACATTGTTACTGTGACAAAACCTCACGTTGATAAACTAAGGCTGACCTTGAAGCCCTACACAAAGGAAGTAGTTCGTGTCTATGGGAAGTTCTTAAAGTCTGCTTCAAGTTATCATCATCAG GTACGAGCCCATATTAGAGAGACGTTGAAAAAGCATGAGTTGACAGGACCTCTTGCAACTAAGGAATTTGAGTGGTTTGCG GCATCTGCTCTGTTGGCTGTACCAATCATTATGCTCTCGAAGTTTCTCTCGGCCTTGTTTGG CACAAAAGCGAAGAAACCTCCACGAAATGGTCATAAGAATCATGCGCGCCGTAAGACTAAACGCGGACATGCTGACAAATAG
- the LOC125314881 gene encoding disease resistance protein L6-like, giving the protein MEGCDHEVFLSFRGPDTRTGFTDHLYTRLTDAGVRTYRDDEELRVGEEICPDLLGAIEQSKISIPIFSKNYASSKWCLKELAKMVECRKRKGQVIMPVFYYVEPSEVRYQTGDYGESLIVHGNKKRVDDETIRNWRAALNEVGGLKGWNVENVASRHEGQLVKEMVTKVLSELKKACLVVSDFLVGVDDRVKEVLGMIGTETDDAKIVGIHGMGGIGKTTLAKVVYNKISRVFENCCFLADVRETSHSKGIECLQTQLISNLSRQKHPSINSKDEGIMTIEERFSTKKVLILLDDVDEKDQLIALLGRRGCFGPGSRILITTRNLNVLRAFEVKLTYLVGGLDPDRSLQLFSKHVFRRDHPPNEKMEQSREIVKIAEGLPLILEVMGSTLSICGQKEEMWDDYLVKWKKGHIKGIGNKLMISYETLDFDQRQIFLDIACLFDGYDYSAIMCMWRDCGFCPTKGLEVLQLMSLIKIGEDNKLWMHDQLKDLGREIVSQESGGQLNKQSRLWNHEDALKILHSKKRNAKLEALCLKFEKWSKYQFTLEGFAALPNLRFLHVDSASLSYDRVERFLSQATLLWHNKSPIMSPKDFSTIENRLLPNLRWLSWHYFPRRILKLSIFSLTNLVILDFSWSTITHDWDGWRHIKRAKKLKVLDLSGCDHLTKTPDFSGFLMLERLILEECNKLTEVNSSIGQLKRLIFLNLRHCWNRIIRDELGGLPSLTNRFLMVLVYEKFLIGITELPESMESLENLKVLKLTGISALPKLPESLISLAIGSHVPMADPNLSNLINLKLLLLVTTAPEISSPSESAQVHKLWWIGRLSKLEVLTLGHQSITDLPPELGALPHLKTLQLFRCPALKCIPQIPSSVTKLHVVICPSLTTLDISNLKNLSEFFVFDSPAEDLYGRELSDSLVEWIKSEDLQDAEWKFMNTVSEQHGLKAYGISFFATWVSAL; this is encoded by the exons ATGGAAGGGTGCGACCATGaagttttcttgagttttagaggacCGGACACGCGCACAGGCTTCACCGATCATCTCTATACCCGTCTCACAGATGCAGGAGTCCGTACGTACAGAGACGACGAAGAACTCCGTGTCGGCGAAGAGATCTGCCCAGATCTGCTCGGGGCGATTGAGCAGTCGAAGATCtccatacccatcttctctaaAAATTATGCTTCTAGTAAATGGTGTCTGAAGGAATTGGCCAAAATGGTGGAGTGTCGGAAAAGGAAGGGACAGGTAATCATGCCCGTTTTCTACTATGTCGAACCATCTGAGGTTCGATACCAAACCGGAGATTACGGGGAGTCCTTGATTGTGCACGGAAACAAGAAGCGAGTGGACGATGAGACCATCCGAAATTGGAGAGCTGCCCTCAATGAGGTTGGAGGGTTAAAGGGATGGAACGTAGAAAACGTGGCTAGCAG GCACGAAGGACAACTAGTTAAAGAGATGGTTACCAAGGTTTTAAGTGAGCTGAAGAAGGCTTGTTTGGTGGTTAGTGACTTCTTGGTTGGTGTTGACGACCGTGTGAAAGAAGTTCTGGGGATGATAGGCACCGAGACTGACGATGCAAAGATTGTGGGAATCCACGGAATGGGTGGCATCGGAAAAACTACTCTTGCCAAAGTAGTTTACAACAAGATTTCTCGGGTCTTTGAGAACTGTTGCTTTCTTGCTGATGTTAGAGAAACTTCACATTCAAAAGGAATCGAGTGTTTGCAGACTCAACTAATCTCAAACCTCTCGAGACAGAAACACCCAAGTATCAATTCCAAGGATGAGGGAATAATGACGATAGAAGAGAGATTTTCGACTAAGAAAGTTCTTATTCTTCTCGATGATGTTGATGAAAAGGATcaattgattgcacttttagGGAGGCGAGGTTGCTTTGGTCCAGGAAGTCGAATACTTATAACCACAAGAAATCTAAATGTTCTACGTGCATTCGAAGTAAAATTGACTTATTTAGTTGGTGGTTTGGATCCCGATAGATCCCTTCAGCTATTCAGCAAGCATGTTTTCAGAAGAGATCACCCTCCAAATGAGAAGATGGAACAGTCTAGAGAAATTGTGAAGATAGCCGAAGGTCTTCCATTGATTCTGGAGGTTATGGGTTCGACTTTGTCAATATgtggacaaaaagaagaaatgtggGATGATTACTTGGTGAAGTGGAAAAAAGGTCACATCAAGGGGATTGGAAATAAGTTGATGATAAGTTATGAAACATTGGATTTTGATCAGAGAcaaatatttcttgatatagcttgtcttttcGATGGATACGATTATAGTGCAATAATGTGCATGTGGAGAGATTGTGGTTTTTGCCCAACGAAAGGTCTTGAAGTTCTTCAATTGATGTCATTgataaaaattggagaagaTAATAAGTTGtggatgcacgatcaactcAAAGATCTTGGTAGAGAAATTGTTTCTCAAGAAAGTGGGGGCCAATTAAATAAGCAAAGCAGGCTATGGAATCATGAGGACGCATTGAAGATACTACATAGCAAGAAG AGAAATGCAAAGCTTGAAGCCCTCTGTTTGAAGTTTGAGAAATGGTCAAAGTATCAGTTCACTCTTGAAGGATTTGCAGCTCTTCCAAATCTAAGATTCCTTCATGTGGATAGCGCTTCCCTCTCTTATGATAGAGTTGAGCGTTTTTTATCGCAAGCGACACTTCTTTGGCATAACAAGTCCCCGATCATGTCGCCTAAGGATTTTTCAACGATCGAGAACCGACTCCTTCCCAATTTAAGATGGCTCTCTTGGCATTATTTTCCTCGGCGGATACTCAAGTTAAGCATTTTTTCGTTGACAAATTTGGtcattcttgatttttcatgGAGTACAATTACTCACGATTGGGACGGATGGAGACATATTAAG AGagcaaagaaattaaaagttcttgACCTTTCGGGATGTGACCACTTGACCAAGACTCCCGATTTCTCCGGATTCCTAATGTTAGAGAGATTGATTCTCGAAGAGTGTAACAAATTGACTGAAGTCAACTCATCAATCGGTCAACTAAAGCGCTTGATTTTCTTGAACTTGCGCCATTGTTGGAATCGCATTATCCGCGATGAGCTGGGTGGATTGCCATCTCTCACGAACCGCTTCTTGATGGTTCTCGTATACGAGAAATTCCTGATTG GAATCACCGAGTTACCCGAGTCTATGGAGAGTCTGGAGAATCTAAAAGTATTGAAGTTAACGGGTATATCAGCCCTCCCAAAGCTTCCAGAAAGCTTGATTTCTCTGGCAATAGGATCTCATGTACCAATGGCCGATCCCAATCTTTCCAACTTGATCAATCTGAAACTACTGTTGCTCGTCACCACAGCGCCTGAGATCTCTAGCCCATCTGAGTCGGCGCAAGTTCACAAGCTTTGGTGGATTGGGAGATTATCCAAACTGGAAGTTTTGACCCTGGGTCACCAAAGCATTACTGACCTACCTCCTGAATTAGGTGCGCTTCCTCACTTGAAGACTCTTCAGCTTTTCAGATGCCCCGCATTGAAATGCATTCCGCAGATTCCCTCGAGTGTCACAAAACTTCATGTTGTAATATGCCCGTCGCTAACCACACTTGATATCTCAAACTTGAAGAACCTATCGGAATTCTTTGTCTTTGACTCACCAGCAGAGGATCTCTATGGGCGTGAACTTTCAGACAGTCTGGTAGAATGGATTAAAAGTGAGGACTTGCAGGACGCTGAATGGAAATTTATGAATACGGTGTCTGAACAGCACGGACTCAAAGCTTATGGGATTTCCTTCTTTGCTACGTGGGTTTCTGCACTATAA
- the LOC115749639 gene encoding ninein-like isoform X1, whose translation MAAPKLAIVAALVCSLALIWAHTIRADAGAEGAEAIGGSDSSALKAEVEQLKSKIRVLDSFLNEKTRELQSKDKILAEKEKIIQEKLDKVASLQSEVSSLQKKGKLDAAAEIGKAHARASELEKQVGKLETDIELQLKEKEVLESSASKAEKRINELNAKLENLEKINDEQKSKIRKTERALKVAEEELLKAKIEAASKHRELTEVHGAWLPHWLAIHLSQLQSSIELHWNEHGKPAMNTIIQKSMEKKSQAAKWAEPHLETMKKEWIPALKEHCFTVKTSLEPHVHSLTTKTLEVYESSKSALTPHLIKVQEVVDPYYQEVKKFSKPHIDNIVTVTKPHVDKLRLTLKPYTKEVVRVYGKFLKSASSYHHQVRAHIRETLKKHELTGPLATKEFEWFAASALLAVPIIMLSKFLSALFGTKAKKPPRNGHKNHARRKTKRGHADK comes from the exons ATGGCGGCCCCGAAGCTCGCGATCGTCGCCGCCCTCGTTTGCTCCCTCGCCCTGATTTGGGCTCACACGATTAGGGCCGACGCCGGGGCCGAGGGGGCGGAGGCGATCGGAGGCTCCGATTCGTCCGCCTTGAAGGCTGAGGTCGAGCAGCTCAAATCCAAGATCCGTGTCCTCG ATTCCTTCCTTAATGAGAAAACTAGAGAGCTGCAAAGCAAGGACAAAATCTtagcagaaaaggaaaaaatcatacAAGAGAAATTGGACAAAGTTGCATCATTACAGAGTGAGGTATCATCTCTTCAG AAAAAGGGGAAACTAGATGCTGCAGCTGAGATAGGGAAGGCTCATGCTCGGGCCAGTGAATTGGAGAAACAG GTGGGCAAGCTTGAGACAGATATAGAATTGcagctgaaggaaaaagaagttttGGAATCCAGTGCTAGTAAAGCTGAGAAGAGGATcaatgaattaaatgcaaaactCGAAAAT CTTGAAAAGATCAACGATGAGCAGAAGTCAAAGATACGCAAAACTGAACGAGCTCTTAAAGTGGCTGAG GAGGAACTACTGAAGGCAAAGATTGAAGCAGCTTCAAAGCATAGGGAGCTGACAGAG GTTCATGGTGCATGGCTCCCACATTGGTTGGCTATACATCTTTCTCAATTGCAG TCCTCCATTGAGTTGCACTGGAATGAACATGGAAAACCTGCTATGAATACTATTATTCAGAAG AGCATGGAGAAGAAATCTCAAGCTGCAAAATGGGCTGAACCTCACCTGGAGACGATGAAGAAG GAGTGGATTCCAGCATTAAAGGAGCACTGCTTCACTGTAAAAACCTCTCTCGAGCCGCATGTGCATTCTCTGACTACAAAAACCCTCGAGGTTTATGAGTCATCTAAGAGTGCTCTCACTCCACACTTGATTAAGGTTCAGGAAGTTGTCGATCCCTACTACCAG GAAGTCAAGAAGTTCAGCAAGCCGCATATCGATAACATTGTTACTGTGACAAAACCTCACGTTGATAAACTAAGGCTGACCTTGAAGCCCTACACAAAGGAAGTAGTTCGTGTCTATGGGAAGTTCTTAAAGTCTGCTTCAAGTTATCATCATCAG GTACGAGCCCATATTAGAGAGACGTTGAAAAAGCATGAGTTGACAGGACCTCTTGCAACTAAGGAATTTGAGTGGTTTGCG GCATCTGCTCTGTTGGCTGTACCAATCATTATGCTCTCGAAGTTTCTCTCGGCCTTGTTTGG CACAAAAGCGAAGAAACCTCCACGAAATGGTCATAAGAATCATGCGCGCCGTAAGACTAAACGCGGACATGCTGACAAATAG
- the LOC125314880 gene encoding disease resistance protein RPV1-like, with protein sequence MQGCDYEVFLSFRGPDTRTGFTDHLYTRLTDAGVRTYRDDEEHRVGEEIGPDLLGGIEQSKISIPIFSKNYASSKWCPKELAKMVEWRKRKGQVIMPVFYHVEPSEVRYQTGDYGESLIVHGNKKRVDDETIRNWRAALNEVGGLKGWNVENVASRHEGQLVKEMVTKVLSELKKACLVVSDFLVGVDDRVKEVLGMIGTETDDAKIVGIHGMGGIGKTTLAKVVYNKISRVFENCCFLADVRETSHSKGIECLQTQLISNLSRQKHPSINSKDEGIMTIEERFSTKKVLILLDDVDEKDQLIALLRRRGCFGPGSRILITTRNLNVLRAFEVKLTYLVGGLDPDRSLQLFSKHVFRRDHPPNEKMEQSREIVKIAEGLPLILEVMGSTLSICGQKEEMWDDYLVKWKKGHIKGIGNKLMISYETLDFDQRQIFLDIACLFDGYDYSAIMCMWRDCGFCPTEGLEVLQLMSLIKIGEDNKLWMHDQLKDLGREIVSQESGGQLNKQSRLWNHEDTLKILQSKKRNAKLEALCLKFEKWSKYQFTLEGFAALPNLRFLHVDSASLSYDRVERFLSQATLLWHNKFLIMWPKDFSPIENRLLPNLRWLSWHYFPRRILKLSNFSLTNLVILDFSRSTITHDWDGWRHIKRAKKLKVLDLSGCDHLTKTPDFSGFLMLERLILEECNKLTQVNSSIGQLKRLIFLNLRHCWNLHYLPDELGGLPSLTELLLDGSRIREIPDWFGMADPEKRHVEISPSAKEGDSLNCLTSLVKLSLDRTNVGHPPDSIGALTNLQSLSLAMCRSLQRLPHSITKLRSLTELDLTYAGITELPESMESPENLKVLKLTGISALPKLPESLISLAIGSHVPMADPNLSNLINLKLLLLVTTAPEISSPSESAQVHKLWWIGRLSKLEVLTLGHQSITDLPPELGALPHLKTLQLFRCPALKCIPQIPSSVTKLHVVICPSLTTLDISNLKNLSEFFVFDSPAEDLYGRELSDSLVEWIKSEDLQDAEWKFMNMVSEQHGLKAYGIFFFATWTDPETWVSAPY encoded by the exons ATGCAAGGGTGCGACTATGAAGTTTTCTTGAGCTTCAGGGGACCGGACACACGCACGGGCTTCACCGATCATCTCTATACCCGTCTCACAGATGCAGGAGTTCGTACGTACAGAGACGACGAAGAACACCGTGTCGGCGAAGAGATCGGCCCGGATCTGCTCGGGGGGATTGAGCAGTCGAAGATCtccatacccatcttctctaaAAATTATGCTTCCAGTAAATGGTGTCCGAAGGAATTGGCCAAAATGGTGGAGTGGCGGAAAAGGAAGGGACAGGTAATCATGCCCGTTTTCTACCATGTCGAACCATCCGAGGTTCGATACCAAACCGGAGATTACGGGGAGTCCTTGATTGTGCACGGAAACAAGAAGCGAGTGGACGATGAGACCATCCGAAATTGGAGAGCTGCCCTCAATGAGGTTGGAGGGTTAAAGGGATGGAACGTAGAAAACGTGGCTAGCAG GCACGAAGGACAACTAGTTAAAGAGATGGTTACCAAGGTTTTAAGTGAGCTGAAGAAGGCTTGTTTGGTGGTTAGTGACTTCTTGGTTGGTGTTGATGACCGTGTGAAAGAAGTTCTGGGGATGATAGGCACCGAGACTGACGATGCAAAGATTGTGGGAATCCACGGAATGGGTGGCATCGGAAAAACTACTCTTGCCAAAGTAGTTTACAACAAGATTTCTCGGGTCTTTGAGAACTGTTGCTTTCTTGCTGATGTTAGAGAAACTTCACATTCAAAAGGAATCGAGTGTTTGCAGACTCAACTAATCTCAAACCTCTCGAGACAGAAACACCCAAGTATCAATTCCAAGGATGAGGGAATAATGACGATAGAAGAGAGATTTTCGACTAAGAAAGTTCTTATTCTTCTCGATGATGTTGATGAAAAGGATcaattgattgcacttttaagGAGGCGAGGTTGCTTTGGTCCAGGAAGTCGAATACTTATAACAACAAGAAATCTAAATGTTCTACGTGCATTCGAAGTAAAATTGACTTATTTAGTTGGTGGTTTGGATCCCGATAGATCCCTTCAGCTATTCAGCAAGCATGTTTTCAGAAGAGATCACCCTCCAAATGAGAAGATGGAACAGTCTAGAGAAATTGTGAAGATAGCCGAAGGTCTTCCATTGATTCTGGAGGTTATGGGTTCGACTTTGTCAATATgtggacaaaaagaagaaatgtggGATGATTACTTGGTGAAGTGGAAAAAAGGTCACATCAAGGGGATTGGAAATAAGTTGATGATAAGTTATGAAACATTGGATTTTGATCAGAGAcaaatatttcttgatatagcttgtcttttcGATGGATACGATTATAGTGCAATAATGTGCATGTGGAGAGATTGTGGTTTTTGCCCAACAGAAGGTCTTGAAGTTCTTCAATTGATGTCATTgataaaaattggagaagaTAATAAGTTGtggatgcacgatcaactcAAAGATCTTGGTAGAGAAATTGTTTCTCAAGAAAGTGGGGGCCAATTAAATAAGCAAAGCAGGCTATGGAATCATGAGGACACATTGAAGATACTACAGAGCAAGAAG AGAAATGCAAAGCTTGAAGCCCTCTGTTTGAAGTTTGAGAAATGGTCAAAGTATCAGTTCACTCTTGAAGGATTTGCAGCTCTTCCAAATCTAAGATTCCTTCATGTGGATAGCGCTTCCCTCTCTTATGATAGAGTTGAGCGTTTTTTATCGCAAGCGACACTTCTTTGGCATAACAAGTTCCTGATCATGTGGCCTAAGGATTTTTCACCGATCGAGAACCGACTCCTTCCCAATTTAAGATGGCTCTCTTGGCATTATTTTCCTCGGCGGATACTCAAGTTAAGCAATTTTTCGTTGACAAATTTGGtcattcttgatttttcaaggaGTACAATTACTCACGATTGGGACGGATGGAGACATATTAAG AGagcaaagaaattaaaagttcttgACCTTTCGGGATGTGACCACTTGACCAAGACTCCTGATTTCTCCGGATTCCTAATGTTAGAGAGATTGATTCTCGAAGAGTGTAACAAATTGACTCAAGTCAACTCATCAATCGGTCAACTAAAGCGCTTGATTTTCTTGAACTTGCGCCATTGTTGGAATCTGCATTATCTGCCGGATGAGCTGGGTGGATTGCCATCTCTCACGGAACTGCTTCTTGATGGTTCTCGTATACGAGAAATTCCTGATTGGTTTGGTATGGCAGACCCGGAAAAACGTCATGTTGAGATTTCACCATCAGCAAAAGAAGGGGATTCACTTAATTGTTTAACTTCGCTAGTGAAGCTTTCATTGGATCGGACCAATGTTGGACACCCACCTGACTCTATTGGGGCGTTGACAAATCTCCAAAGCTTATCTTTGGCTATGTGCCGTTCATTGCAAAGGCTTCCACATTCCATTACGAAATTACGATCATTGACTGAGTTGGATCTAACATATGCAGGAATCACCGAGTTACCCGAGTCTATGGAGAGTCCGGAGAATCTAAAAGTATTGAAGTTAACGGGTATATCAGCCCTCCCAAAGCTTCCAGAAAGCTTGATTTCTCTGGCAATAGGATCTCATGTACCAATGGCCGATCCCAATCTTTCCAACTTGATCAATCTGAAACTACTGTTGCTCGTCACCACAGCGCCTGAGATCTCTAGCCCATCTGAGTCGGCGCAAGTTCACAAGCTTTGGTGGATTGGGAGATTATCCAAACTGGAAGTTTTGACCCTGGGTCACCAAAGCATTACTGACCTACCTCCTGAATTAGGTGCGCTTCCTCACTTGAAGACTCTTCAGCTTTTCAGATGCCCCGCATTGAAATGCATTCCGCAGATTCCCTCGAGTGTCACAAAACTTCATGTTGTAATATGCCCGTCGCTAACCACACTTGATATCTCAAACTTGAAGAACCTATCGGAATTCTTTGTCTTTGACTCACCAGCCGAGGATCTCTATGGGCGTGAACTTTCAGACAGTCTGGTAGAATGGATTAAAAGTGAGGACTTGCAGGACGCTGAATGGAAATTTATGAATATGGTGTCTGAACAGCACGGACTCAAAGCTTATgggattttcttctttgctaCGTGGACTGATCCAGAAACGTGGGTTTCTGCACCATACTAA